The following proteins are encoded in a genomic region of Mycobacterium sp. 155:
- a CDS encoding pyridoxamine 5'-phosphate oxidase family protein has translation MALSKDEREQFLTEPHIAALSVYAGDKRGPLTVPIWYQYAPGGEPWLLTGSGSRKHRLIEAAGHLSLMVERVEPTVRYVAVDGAVSRIEPGTEEQLAELAKRYLAPERVEPYLEYARREHGESVVIHLKPEHWLSADLGRL, from the coding sequence ATGGCCCTTTCCAAAGACGAACGTGAACAGTTTCTGACCGAGCCACACATCGCCGCTCTGTCTGTGTACGCCGGCGACAAGCGCGGCCCACTGACGGTGCCGATCTGGTACCAGTACGCACCCGGCGGTGAGCCCTGGCTGCTGACGGGCTCAGGGTCCCGCAAGCATCGGCTCATCGAAGCAGCGGGGCATCTGTCGCTGATGGTCGAGCGAGTCGAGCCAACGGTGCGCTACGTCGCTGTCGACGGTGCGGTGAGCCGTATCGAGCCCGGTACCGAAGAACAGCTCGCCGAGTTAGCCAAGCGCTACCTGGCTCCGGAAAGGGTCGAGCCGTATCTGGAATACGCCCGTCGCGAGCACGGTGAGAGCGTCGTGATACACCTGAAGCCCGAGCACTGGCTGTCGGCCGACCTCGGACGGCTGTGA